TCTATCAAATTTCCAAATATAATGAGAAAATACAAAATCTCCGAAAACTATTGCATATAATATAACAGATCACTAAACAAGCAACGAAATAGTATCATTACAGATATGAACCGACCTTGTTGACCATAGTCACAACAGCTTCTAATATTTCCCCTTTGAAGGGTCTGAACACAACACACTGATACTTCACTGGAAACGTCACAAATCCAGTCCCATCTCGAATGAGCCCTTTCCCAATGCTGTCTACACCCGTTATAGCCACCACAAATCCATGTCGACCACTATAGAAATTCCGAATAAAATTAGTGTCTTCTCTTTTCCCTTGATTGGTTAGGTCAAAACTGGGGAATCAAGTAAAAGGATTAGTTATAGCAAAgaattttacataatattaaaCTTACCTACACGTGCCCTCTACATCTTTCATGAGTTTGGAGACGAGGTGCTCGCGAACGTTGCGGCCAAAGTGACGCGGATGCAGTTGCATGTTTCGCTCTAATACTATGTGGAAGAACATCTTTCACTTTGTGATTTGATCTGATTtctagttcaatttgaataaaaaggtATCTCTCCCAACAAAATTCCAGAACGTGAATAAACGGAGAAAGATTCTAACTTCGAGGGTATCTTGGAAACCCACGAAAAAACGATAGTTGCAAAGTTCGTCCAGTAACAGAAATTACCAGTAAAAAAAGCCCTAAAGATAAAGATGAGGAGGCTAATTGTTGGAGTGAG
Above is a genomic segment from Mangifera indica cultivar Alphonso chromosome 3, CATAS_Mindica_2.1, whole genome shotgun sequence containing:
- the LOC123210414 gene encoding DNA-directed RNA polymerase II subunit RPB7-like is translated as MFFHIVLERNMQLHPRHFGRNVREHLVSKLMKDVEGTCSGRHGFVVAITGVDSIGKGLIRDGTGFVTFPVKYQCVVFRPFKGEILEAVVTMVNKMGFFAEAGPVQIFVSNHLIPDDMEFQSGDMPNYTTSDGSVKIQKDSEVRLKIIGTRVDATEIFCIGTIKDDFLGVINDPTTL